One Xenopus tropicalis strain Nigerian chromosome 8, UCB_Xtro_10.0, whole genome shotgun sequence genomic window carries:
- the cxorf40a gene encoding protein CXorf40A — MFACTARQRIETKRGTIKLQGLNAARNSGSRSLKTSFKCEGFANSLLSRTQVSNERLTNPSINYRAYPWIFTREIGSAMRVGCLSFRQPYAGLTLNGLKTLETRWRPLLAEFRNCTIAIHIAVKDWDGLDWRDILLNRAGMSPTLVQQLIDSGEKFGRGVIAGLVDVGETWQCKENMPPLQALELENKALLKGLEHKYLTAISNARWLLQPVPARGGKDVWEVDIPDEFIP, encoded by the exons ATGTTCGCTTGCACAGCAAGGCAGCGTATTGAAACGAAACGCGGAACAATAAAGTTACAAGGTTTGAATGcagcaaggaattctgggagtcgTAGTCTGAAGACTTCTTTCAAGTGCGAGGGGTTCGCAAATTCACTCCTCTCACGAACACAGGTCTCTAATGAACGACTGACTAACCCTTCTATTAATTACAGAGCATATCCCTGGATATTCACTAGAGAGATTGGTTCCGCCATGCGGGTGGGCTGCCTTTCTTTCCGGCAACCTTATGCTGGTTTAACGCTAAACGGCCTTAAAACTCTGGAAACGCGTTGGCGCCCTCTGTTGGCAGAATTTCGGAACTGTACCATTGCTATTCACATTGCAGTAAAAGATTGGGATGGACTTGACTGGAGAGACATCTTATTGAACAGAGCTGGCATGTCTCCTACCCTAGTGCAACAGCTAATAGACTCGGGAGAAAAGTTTGGTAGGGGGGTTATTGCTG GACTTGTGGATGTTGGTGAAACTTGGCAGTGCAAGGAAAACATGCCCCCTCTGCAGGCCCTAGAACTGGAGAACAAAGCTCTTTTAAAAGGTCTGGAACATAAGTACCTCACTGCCATTTCCAATGCTAGGTGGTTACTGCAGCCAGTTCCAGCAAGGGGTGGCAAGGATGTTTGGGAAGTGGACATACCAGATGAGTTCATCCCCTGA